A segment of the Synechococcus sp. CBW1002 genome:
AGACAGCCGATCGCGTAGTCGAGAAGGCAGCTGCGGCAAAAGATCTGGCGATCGCCAAGGCCAACGAGGCGGGCCTGGGACCACCTGATCTTGAGCCGCTGGCCGCCGATCAGATGCCCCATCGCGGCCTGGCGCACAAGGCTTGCGGCACACCGACAAAAGGCAGCCAGCGCAATTTCACTGATCCAGCCAGCCACATCATGAAGAGCGATGGGAACTGGATTCAGGGCTACAACTGCCAAGCAGCTGTGGATGGGGACTACCAGGTGATCGTGGCCATCGGCGTCAGCAACCAGCCGCCTGATGTGGAGCATCTCGAACCGATGCTTGAGCGCACCATTGCCAACACCGCTCAGCTTCCGAAAACATTGATCGCGGATGCCGGCTACTGGAGCGAGGCCAACGCCGAGGCCTGCACGGCACGGGGCGTCGATCCCCACATCGCGACCGGCAGGGAGAAGCACGGCCAGCCTCCAGCACCAACCCGTGGCCCCATCCCCAAAAACCTGGATGCCAAGGGCCGGATGAACCGCAAGCTGCGCTGCAAGAAGGGACGCGAGATCTACGCCAGGCGCAAGACGATCGTGGAGCCCGTCTTTGGTCAGACCAAGGAATGCCGCGGGCTGCGCCGCTTTCTGCTGCGCGGCCTGGACAACGTGAACGGTGAATGGGCGCTCTGGTGCCTGACCCACAACATCAACAAGTTGTTCAGGTTCAAAGCAGCACTGGCAGCTTGAGGGGACAGCCCCTCTGGCTGCCGCTGCCTGCTGCAGCCGACGATTGGCCGGAAACACCGGCATTGAGATGCCGATAACCAAGACCATTGGTTCAGCACGTGCTTGGCTCGCTGGCGCTGCTGGTTTTGGGCGACAAACTCCTAGCGCCTGGTTCAGCGCTTCCCGGTGCCGCCTGGCGAAGGCCTCCAGATCCCGGGAGCTCCTGCAGCCGCTCAGGATCCCGAGCACAGCCACCAGCAGCAGGAACCACTGCGGGTAACGCACCCCGCGGCGGTAACGCCCATCCGGGATGGCCTTGAGGAAGCTGATCAGGTCATCCGGTGCGGGCTGATCGACTCCGGTGGAGCGGGTTTCGGGCATTGGGGGCACTGAGACCCGCCGACCAAACCCAATGCTGGCAGACCTGCCAAGAGCTACCAGGACAGACTTTTAGGCGACCCTGCGCAAACAGCGGTGCAAGGAAAATGTCGAAATGGTCATCGATCAGATCAAGGCTATGGTCGCATCAATCAATTGACGCTCTACTGGTGTTAGTACTTGGGTCGGTGCGGTCTGCGCCATCCGGTAGTAGATTTACTTGTAAGCTCGTCAGCAAGGATCTTGACAGACATGGAACGATGAATCCAAATTTAGTGTGGCAAGTGGGAGCTTGCCTGTTGATGTATGTCTTGGCTGCAAGACGATCCTCAAGCACTGGCTTTTTCGCCAATCAGCCCAGAGGTCTAGCTTCACAAGAGTTTATTTGTAAGACTCTTTCCCGCTTTAATGCTGGGCTTGATGTTCTTTGGGCACGAGAATCTCTAGCCAGGATGGTTGCCAAAGGCTTGGGCTGCAATAGCTCATGCTTGGTCAGTCCTCAGGGCGGTCGTGGCTTTGCATATTCCTTGAGCCTCGTCACTGCAGAAGCATTAGTGGTTTTGATCTCTTGGTAATGGAAGATCTTAAGACATCGCTCCGAACTCAATCTGCCGCCACAACCATTGACTTGGTTAGTCCCTATCTCGAGGGCTTGGGAATCGTTGGCGTCATCGACCATACTAGTAGCCGTATACCTGAGCTTCATGTCTTTGAAGCGCTGAGGAATAATGCTCATTCGGGTTATCTTAATCTTGGCAAGGGTTATACGGCGCCAGCCGCTACTGCTTCGGCGATCATGGAAGGGATTGAGATGAGCCTGATTGAGTCTCCTCGTATTAAGGGTATGCCAAGGTCAAGTAGTCTCGAAGGCCGAACTGTCCGTTTTCGCGATGCTGAATGCAGCCTTTCTTCGAATCTCGAAGAATTAATAGTGAGCTTTATCCCTTGTAAAGACCTTATCTCCAATGCCACATGCTTCGTTCCAGATTGTGATGTCTTTTACCCCGTAGCATTGGAAGCAGGGATGCCACTGAAATCGTTCACCAATGGACTTGCATCTGGCAATACCCTCGAAGAGGCGATGTTGCATTCTCTCTATGAGCTAATAGAAAGAGATGCAATGCATAACTATCTTAGCAATCCTGATTCTGCAAATCCTATCTGCTCTGCCTCCTTTAATGATCAGCTTCTTGATAGCGTTACCGCTCGACTGGCTGATCAAGGCCATTTTCTAATACTAAAGTCATTACGATCCAAGGCTGCAGCAGTTTTCGAGGCCACCCTTTTCATCCAGGCTCCAGATGAAACCTATCGCGGCTTCAATGGATGGGGCTGTAATCATAGTCCGTTGATTGCAGCTCGCCGCGCCATTGCAGAAGCTGCGCAGGTATGGCGTATTCAAGAGGCGATAAATCTGAATACACTTCCAGCTAGCCGGCGCAAGGGTGGCTACGTTATTTGTTCCGATGATTACTTGTGCATGCCAAGGTCTCATCTAAATCCCAAGCCGATGATTGCAGCCATAAATGAAATCATTTCACGTTCCGCTAGCGGTATAGTTGGTATGCAAACTGCAGACAGTGACTTGTCGGTGGATCCCAGTCTCCTAGTTAGTGATCTAATCGCAAAGCTTGCGGCAATTAATGTAGCAGGCCTCTTTTGCGTACGCCTCAGTCCGGAGGAGCTTCCTGTGCATGTAGTCCGCTGCTTTTCTTCTGACTTGAACTGTCCAATTGGCCTTTGAGGTCTTTGTAATCTTCATTTCAACTTATGAATCTGTCTTCTAAACTTGCCGCCTTAATTCAGGAGCACCCCAGTCTGAGCTATGGTGAGTTGCATGACATGCTTTGTGATCAAGGCTGGGCACTAGAACCGCTTACTGTCGAGGAACATAAATTAGCCAATCAAGTGCCAGGATGGAAGGCTTTAATCATCCTTTGTGTGAATGCACAGCTGTCAGAGCGAAAGGCTCAATCGTTTCCACAGCTGATTCCGACTGGCGAGACGCTTTGTCGTGACAAGCTTGTTTCCTCTGTAGTGATAGCCAAGATGCTTTCTCTTTATGAGGACCAAATCCTGATTCGAGGAGATGGTCCGCTTTGTCTGGCTGGTTACGTGTCTGATCCCAGCCTGCAGCTATCTCAGGCACTTATTGATATTGCAAAGAGTGTTGTTGCAGACCTTGCGCACAGTTCTTTATTGATTGATCAGTCTCTCCTTGGCGAATCTATGGTTCTGCTTATGAATCGTTGCTTGCTCCGCCGAACCTATCCATGCTATGAAATTAGTCAGAGCTCAAAGAATAAGAATAATCAGGACTGGCATCAAGATAGTAGTCTTGTGTATGGTGGGAGGCCTATGTTGACTCTGTGGATCCCATTGCAAGAGTATTCCGGTCAGAAGATACCGGGAATTGAACTTGCTAGTCTTAGGTCAGGCTACTTTTCGTCGCATTTCGGAGATGGTATCGAGAACCTGGCAGATGTTTCCAAGGATTTCCCAGATGAAACCGTTTCTACGGTCATTCCACGCCTCAATGCTGGTGGGTATGCCGTTTTCAACGGACTAACATATCATCGCACATATGCCAACAATGGCATGAGTAGCGCTCGCGATGCCTTGTTGATTAGGATTGCGCCTCGTTCCCATGCAGGCTACTTTCCTGGTGATCGCTCCAATGATATTGAGTTTAGGTTGTGAATGTTGAGATATTAGGGTCGGGTCCTGTTGCGCTTAGCTATGGCCACTGGCTTGCATGGCGCGGTCATAAGGTACGTCTCATAAGGAGCGATTTAATTCATTCACGTGAATCCCCTCCACTTCTTACTTGTGAGCTTGAGATGGGTGGGCGGAGGATAACCCAGCTTGATCTCTCTTTGGCATGCATACCCCACAACCAAGTATCTTCGCTACCTTTTGATCCCGATATCATTGTCATTGTAGCTGTTCCAGAGTCTCTATCGGGCTATCTCTCGTATTTGCTTTCCGATGGCACCGCCTTCAAGCCTGTAATCTTGCTGACTAGCTGGCAGAAGAAGCTTGGTGAACTTGTCACGCAATTGCCTTTCAACTGTCTTCCTGCTTATCCTCTAATCTGCTGTGAGGAATGGGCTGGTAACCTAGCAGCAGTGGGTGGTCAGTGGCTTGAAGTCGATGAGTCACTTGCCGGTTCTACTTATGGGCTTGGCTCGATCAAGATGCTAGAGCAGTTAGGCTTTGGCATCAGGCTCATTCCAATGAGCAAACGTTTCAGGGCTCGTTTTGCGCAAACGTCTTTTGCATACTCGTATCTACGTAGCCACCCATCCTATGAATATTCTTTTCCCGTTATTGGCTTTGATGTCGCCAGCGCCATGCCTAGGCTAAGGATTCTGCTTGCCTCCGAATCCGATCTGCTCTCTGAGGTAGACTATATTACTTCACTCTTGGATAGTCTTTGGGGTCAACGGTTTCAAAGCGGTACTCAAGGCTGGATACTTGACACTCTGATGCGACACAAGTCTGGCAAGACTGATTACTTTCTTGAAAGGCTCTGGCTGGGTTGATCTTAACCTGCTCAGTGATCTTTCTGTTCTCAAACCTCTAAGTATGTTGTTCTACAAGGCGAACATAAGACTTTAGCCTTGCCTTGGAATCAGGCGAGAAGATAATCTTAATGTGGTTTAGCTTGGCAACTCTTGTCTTGGTTGCTATTCTCTCTGCCCCATCAAGAAAGCCGCGCATTTCAATGCCCTTTGGCAAGTAGCTCAGCAAGCTTGAGATGCTCTCGATCTGAGCTGAATCGACCTTAAAAACGTCGCCAACCAATCGATGAACTGTTTTAGGGAGTGCACGACCCAAGAGGCCTTGAGGATGGATTTCGATTCCGATTTGTGATAACAAAATATCGCTGTCAAGGTCGATGTCAACACTGGTTGCTGGGCGCAGATAGTTACCATGTTCTTTAAGGATTGTAGAGTATGACTCCAGATCAAGGTCCCAGGAGTCATTGGTAATGCTAGCTAAATATTGGATATGCGAGTCAATCTGTGTTGGGCATAGATGTTGCTTCATGAGTTTTAGGTACGAGCCTCGACCGCACATGAGACCAATCTGGGCCGCATGGCCTAATAACTGATAGAAATGCCGTACAGTTTTTGAGCATGCTATGCTTCCTTCCCCAGATTGCCAAGATTCGAGAGTTGAAACGATTTTTTCCCAATCCCCTGGCTGCACTTCTCCATTTGATCTAACCATCTGCCATATCCCTGCCATAATAAGATCGTCGCTTCCTTGGTCGAACTCGATCCAGTTCTCACATGGAAGATACAGCCCTGGCCCTGCGAAGGAGAGGTCACATCCTTCAATGCAATCTCTTTGAACCTTGGGCCACCATTCTGGCACTATTCGCCTGCGCCCACCATTGGCGAATTGCTTAGCATTGCAATATACTAGATAGTCGGGGTGAGAGTCGGGCTTGTAGTGATGATATTCAAAGCCGCAGGTGGTTTCGTTGGTCTCATACAGTTGATCAAGCTCTCGAGCAAGTAAAAGAGCTTGAGCGTACTTGTTTGCCCCCGTTTGGTCAGTGCATTCAGATACATACCATTCTACAAGGCTTGCATGAGATGCTCGTGGATTGGATTTCAGGTTGTTAGGAGTGGTTGCCATGCTTTGTTCTCGACGGATACGTTTGCAGGATATCTGCAACCGAGGCTTGATCGATCTAATACAAGCCTGGATGCCCAATTAAGTAGGTCAGCGTTGGTAGGCTAGGATTAACTTGGCACATATTCTAAGAGATCCTTGCTTGCGTCCCCTGTGTTGGTGTAAATCCCTGGGGACCTCAACCCCGGCGTAGCCGGGGTTGAGCGCGCACCTCAGACGTTCCGCTCAGCGGCCAGCGTTGCAAGGGGTGGGCAGGCCCGTGACCCTGGTTTGAGCACTACCTCAACCAGACGAACCATGCCCACGTCCAATCGTGCCGCAATTGAGCTGGCGCCGCTACTGGATGGCAGCAGCGCCGGTGAGCTGATCCCCGAGCTGGTGCGCCACGGCCTGCAGCAGCTGATCGAGCTGGAGGTCGCTGCCGTGCTCGGCGCAGAGCGCCATGAGCGCAGCGAGGAG
Coding sequences within it:
- a CDS encoding IS1182 family transposase, encoding MPPSPIDWLPSDHLVFFLLELVEELDFALIMSPARQKDARGEKGYDPRMLTLLLLYAYCIGMASSRKIERACHEDAAFRVLTGNQQPDHSRISDFRRRHLGALEELFVQILRLCQKAGMVSLGQVALDGTKVKANASKHKAMSHQRMLKSEEQLEQEIRELLRKAEILDAQEDGRYGKGKRGSDLPEALSRREDRLERIRQARRELEAETAAAAARERQEQAAAAAKAAEEGPEQQRQECSKTADRVVEKAAAAKDLAIAKANEAGLGPPDLEPLAADQMPHRGLAHKACGTPTKGSQRNFTDPASHIMKSDGNWIQGYNCQAAVDGDYQVIVAIGVSNQPPDVEHLEPMLERTIANTAQLPKTLIADAGYWSEANAEACTARGVDPHIATGREKHGQPPAPTRGPIPKNLDAKGRMNRKLRCKKGREIYARRKTIVEPVFGQTKECRGLRRFLLRGLDNVNGEWALWCLTHNINKLFRFKAALAA
- a CDS encoding YcaO-like family protein, which codes for MEDLKTSLRTQSAATTIDLVSPYLEGLGIVGVIDHTSSRIPELHVFEALRNNAHSGYLNLGKGYTAPAATASAIMEGIEMSLIESPRIKGMPRSSSLEGRTVRFRDAECSLSSNLEELIVSFIPCKDLISNATCFVPDCDVFYPVALEAGMPLKSFTNGLASGNTLEEAMLHSLYELIERDAMHNYLSNPDSANPICSASFNDQLLDSVTARLADQGHFLILKSLRSKAAAVFEATLFIQAPDETYRGFNGWGCNHSPLIAARRAIAEAAQVWRIQEAINLNTLPASRRKGGYVICSDDYLCMPRSHLNPKPMIAAINEIISRSASGIVGMQTADSDLSVDPSLLVSDLIAKLAAINVAGLFCVRLSPEELPVHVVRCFSSDLNCPIGL